A section of the Streptomyces sp. SCL15-4 genome encodes:
- a CDS encoding ArsR/SmtB family transcription factor produces MEQHEYGDEDLAAVLHALGDPVRLALVRRMAADGESACSPDGMDVPRSTLSNHWRILREAGITETRRAGKARLMTLRRTDLDARFPGLLAAVLDEDGR; encoded by the coding sequence ATGGAGCAACACGAGTACGGGGACGAGGACTTGGCCGCCGTCCTCCACGCCCTGGGCGATCCGGTCCGGCTGGCGCTGGTGCGCCGGATGGCCGCGGACGGCGAGAGCGCGTGCAGTCCGGACGGCATGGACGTGCCCAGGTCGACGCTGTCCAACCACTGGCGGATCTTGCGCGAAGCCGGGATCACCGAGACCCGCCGGGCGGGCAAGGCCCGCCTGATGACGCTGCGCCGCACCGATCTCGACGCCCGCTTTCCGGGTCTCCTCGCCGCCGTGCTGGACGAAGACGGGCGATGA
- a CDS encoding TetR/AcrR family transcriptional regulator → MTPPRSTLRADAQRNREQLIATAAEAFASGRPISLDAIAKRAGVGNATLYRHFPTREDLVEEVYRDQIRPLREDARTLLAAKPPAQALHAWMLRFADWAGERRGICEALVAMSASGRFGTGPVCDEVQQVLAMVLEAGAAAGELRSDIDPVEVGGILAGLLSVAGAPEQRPRLSRMLDVVVDGLRPR, encoded by the coding sequence ATGACACCTCCACGCAGCACCCTGCGCGCCGACGCGCAGCGCAACCGCGAGCAGCTGATCGCCACGGCCGCCGAAGCCTTCGCCTCCGGACGCCCGATCTCGCTGGACGCGATCGCCAAACGCGCGGGAGTGGGGAACGCCACCCTGTACCGGCACTTCCCCACCCGAGAGGATCTGGTCGAAGAGGTCTACCGGGACCAGATCCGCCCCTTGCGCGAAGACGCGCGCACCCTGCTGGCCGCCAAGCCGCCCGCACAGGCCCTCCACGCGTGGATGCTCCGATTCGCCGACTGGGCCGGCGAACGACGCGGCATCTGCGAGGCCCTGGTCGCCATGAGCGCTTCCGGCCGCTTCGGCACCGGACCGGTCTGCGACGAGGTCCAGCAGGTCCTGGCGATGGTGCTCGAGGCCGGCGCCGCAGCAGGAGAACTGCGCAGCGACATCGACCCGGTCGAGGTAGGCGGCATCCTTGCCGGTTTGCTCTCCGTGGCCGGCGCACCCGAGCAGCGCCCCCGACTGAGCCGCATGCTGGACGTCGTCGTCGACGGACTCAGGCCCCGCTAA
- a CDS encoding SDR family oxidoreductase has protein sequence MLTESDPDAMRSKIPFKRSGISREVAEAVAFLASDAAGCITGQDITVAGGYGLGA, from the coding sequence GTGCTGACCGAGAGCGACCCGGACGCCATGCGCTCGAAGATCCCCTTCAAGCGCTCCGGAATCAGCCGGGAGGTCGCGGAAGCGGTCGCCTTCCTCGCCTCGGACGCCGCCGGCTGCATCACCGGCCAGGACATCACCGTGGCCGGCGGCTACGGGCTCGGCGCCTGA
- a CDS encoding aldo/keto reductase has protein sequence MALTLDTYRLLGRSGLRVSPLALGTATFGTEWGWGAERDEARKLFDRYTELGGNFFDTASTYTNGTSERLLGEFARTNRDKMVLATKYSTLRQPGDPNSGGTHRKSMLASVEASLRQLNTDYIDLLYVNVWDFRTPVEEILRGLDDLVRQGKVLYVAISSAPAWQVSRMQAIADLRGWSPLVALETEYSLIERTAERDLIPMAREMGLGVVPFSPLGGGVLTGKYSREDRNRAGSVVGETAGNRKSLNVALGWVTDRNLAIADVVKEVASELGRTPAQVALAWTLNAPGVTAPIIGARTIAQLEDDLGALQVDLTPSRLARLDEVSSIDLGNPHDLLAGDHIRTVTTGDMKIETLG, from the coding sequence ATGGCACTCACTCTCGACACCTATCGGCTGCTGGGCCGTTCCGGACTCCGGGTCTCACCGCTGGCGCTGGGCACGGCGACCTTCGGCACCGAGTGGGGCTGGGGCGCCGAGCGCGACGAGGCGCGCAAGCTCTTCGACCGCTACACCGAGCTCGGCGGCAACTTCTTCGACACCGCCAGCACCTACACCAACGGCACCTCCGAGCGACTGCTCGGCGAATTCGCCCGCACCAACCGGGACAAGATGGTGCTGGCGACCAAGTACTCGACGCTGCGTCAGCCCGGGGACCCGAATTCCGGGGGTACCCACCGCAAGAGCATGCTGGCGTCGGTGGAAGCCAGTCTGCGGCAGCTGAACACCGACTACATCGATCTGCTCTACGTGAACGTATGGGACTTCAGGACGCCGGTGGAGGAGATCCTGCGGGGCCTGGACGACCTGGTGAGGCAGGGCAAGGTGCTGTACGTGGCGATTTCCAGCGCCCCGGCCTGGCAGGTGTCGCGCATGCAGGCGATCGCCGACCTGCGCGGCTGGTCACCGCTGGTCGCACTGGAGACCGAGTACAGCCTGATCGAGCGCACCGCGGAGCGTGACCTGATCCCGATGGCACGCGAGATGGGACTCGGCGTGGTTCCCTTCTCCCCATTGGGCGGCGGGGTGCTCACCGGCAAGTACAGCCGCGAGGACCGGAACCGGGCTGGCTCCGTTGTCGGCGAAACCGCCGGCAACCGCAAGAGCCTCAACGTCGCCCTGGGATGGGTCACCGACCGCAACCTTGCCATTGCCGATGTGGTGAAGGAGGTGGCCTCGGAGCTGGGCCGCACACCCGCCCAGGTCGCACTGGCCTGGACCCTGAACGCCCCGGGCGTGACGGCACCCATCATCGGCGCCCGCACCATCGCGCAGCTGGAGGACGACCTGGGTGCTCTGCAGGTCGACCTCACTCCTTCCCGGCTGGCCCGCCTCGACGAGGTCAGCTCCATCGACCTCGGCAATCCGCACGACCTGCTCGCCGGTGATCACATCCGCACGGTCACCACAGGCGACATGAAGATCGAAACCCTCGGCTGA
- a CDS encoding SDR family oxidoreductase yields MGKYSDKNVVITGGSSGMGLALAELLVQGGARVVITGRSQAKLDAARERLGENAVAVRADVASLSDLDMLVGRVKSELGSIEALFVNAGISSLTPLESTTEDVYDELFAINVKGAFFTVQKLAPLLSANAGVVLTTSIANVIGMMDTSVYAAGKAALRSMARTFSRELLPRGIRVNAISPGPIDSGILETMNLSEEAADQFRAERTASNPMKRYGTVEEFAKAAAFLAFDATYTTGIELAVDGGETQL; encoded by the coding sequence ATGGGTAAGTACAGCGACAAGAATGTGGTGATCACGGGTGGCAGCAGCGGCATGGGGCTCGCGCTGGCGGAGCTGCTGGTGCAAGGCGGAGCCCGCGTGGTGATCACGGGCCGTTCTCAGGCCAAGCTCGACGCGGCACGCGAGCGGCTCGGCGAGAATGCCGTGGCTGTCCGGGCGGATGTGGCCTCACTGTCCGACCTGGATATGCTCGTCGGCCGTGTGAAGAGCGAACTCGGCTCGATCGAGGCATTGTTCGTCAACGCCGGCATCTCATCCCTCACGCCCCTCGAGTCGACGACCGAGGACGTGTACGACGAGCTGTTCGCGATCAACGTCAAGGGCGCCTTCTTCACTGTGCAGAAGCTCGCTCCGCTGCTGAGCGCGAACGCCGGCGTCGTCCTCACCACCTCGATCGCGAACGTCATCGGCATGATGGACACCAGCGTCTATGCGGCCGGCAAGGCGGCGCTGCGCTCGATGGCCCGCACCTTCTCCCGGGAGCTGCTTCCGCGGGGAATCCGTGTCAATGCGATCAGCCCGGGTCCCATCGACTCGGGGATTCTGGAAACGATGAACTTGTCCGAAGAGGCCGCTGACCAGTTCAGGGCGGAGCGGACCGCGAGCAACCCCATGAAGCGCTACGGCACCGTCGAAGAGTTCGCCAAGGCGGCCGCGTTCCTCGCCTTCGACGCCACGTACACCACCGGCATCGAGCTGGCCGTGGATGGCGGCGAAACCCAGCTCTGA
- a CDS encoding DUF6528 family protein: MSTSEDTSGTTAASTYKVAITEQRTGRILLFDRTAQWTDANVRWSFSTGNAPGWDHPFEIRFRDTRRYGMIALMTFGRPGEGRAAIVNVTSKAHLTRADLLWSARVTSYPHSIERVPDAGTVVVAGSRDRLHVFGPSGSDPATLKEVQTLEFAKAHAVLWDDQNKLLWVTGGTVVRSYRVTGSMRDSRLVKHGPDITIAGNGHDLQPDYSRPGTLLVADSHHVYSLDKKTRALTTAASLPYPKSYVRHANGQAMWTTDPNAEDSVWGGPTVHFSAGGDRTRAGARIYKARLYTTQFH; this comes from the coding sequence ATGAGCACCTCCGAGGACACCTCCGGCACGACCGCGGCGTCGACCTACAAGGTGGCGATCACCGAACAGCGCACCGGCCGGATCCTGCTCTTCGACCGGACCGCCCAGTGGACCGACGCCAATGTCCGGTGGAGCTTCAGCACGGGCAACGCCCCCGGCTGGGACCACCCCTTCGAGATCCGCTTCCGGGACACCCGGCGCTACGGCATGATCGCGCTGATGACGTTCGGCCGCCCCGGCGAGGGCCGGGCCGCGATCGTCAACGTGACCTCCAAGGCGCACCTGACCCGGGCCGACCTGCTGTGGTCCGCGCGCGTCACCAGCTATCCGCACTCCATCGAGCGCGTGCCGGACGCCGGAACGGTCGTGGTCGCGGGCTCACGGGACCGGCTGCACGTCTTCGGGCCGTCCGGCAGCGACCCGGCGACCCTGAAGGAGGTGCAGACCCTGGAGTTCGCCAAGGCCCACGCCGTGCTGTGGGACGACCAGAACAAGCTGCTGTGGGTGACCGGCGGCACCGTCGTGCGCAGCTACCGCGTCACCGGGTCGATGCGCGACTCCCGGCTGGTCAAGCACGGGCCGGACATCACGATCGCCGGCAACGGCCACGATCTCCAGCCGGACTACAGCCGGCCCGGCACGCTGCTCGTCGCCGACAGCCACCACGTCTATTCCCTGGACAAGAAGACCCGCGCCCTCACCACCGCGGCCTCGCTGCCGTATCCCAAGTCCTATGTGCGGCACGCGAACGGCCAGGCCATGTGGACCACCGACCCCAACGCGGAGGACTCCGTCTGGGGCGGCCCCACCGTCCACTTCTCCGCGGGCGGCGACCGCACCCGCGCCGGCGCCCGGATCTACAAGGCGCGGCTGTACACGACCCAGTTCCACTGA
- a CDS encoding peptidoglycan-binding protein — translation MGNVQGMLAAARKLLGTTEHPPGSNRNVITKWYGFTGPWCDMAVSYAAAHSDNLSAVGGKFALTTAHARAFQNKGRWHYGIGGIRPGDIVFFDWSGSRSIGAIDHVGIVEAVHSNRTITTLEGNTSNAFRRRRRSSACIVGYGRPAYKGGSAPMPSGDGILRLGSKGQAVKTLQKNLNTVQKAGLTVDGEFGPATQKAVKTFQTNHHLKADGEYGPQSAAMMKAALAGKKAPIRPKALVAAPAALEVDGIFGPATCAALQRTLNSRGQAGLEVDGAFGPLTVTALQRYLKVTADGIVGPKTVTALQGHLAAPTNGEWDEATTRALQKALNAGSF, via the coding sequence ATGGGCAACGTCCAAGGCATGCTCGCCGCGGCCCGCAAGCTGCTGGGCACCACCGAGCACCCGCCCGGTTCCAACCGCAACGTGATCACCAAGTGGTACGGCTTCACCGGCCCGTGGTGCGACATGGCCGTCAGCTACGCCGCCGCCCACTCCGACAACCTGTCCGCGGTCGGCGGCAAGTTCGCCCTCACCACCGCCCACGCCCGGGCCTTCCAGAACAAGGGCCGCTGGCACTACGGCATCGGCGGGATCCGGCCGGGCGACATCGTGTTCTTCGACTGGTCCGGCTCGCGTTCCATCGGTGCCATCGACCACGTCGGCATCGTCGAGGCGGTGCACTCCAACCGCACCATCACCACCCTGGAGGGCAACACCTCCAACGCCTTCCGCCGTCGGCGGCGCAGCTCGGCCTGCATAGTGGGCTACGGCCGTCCCGCCTACAAGGGGGGCAGCGCGCCGATGCCGTCCGGGGACGGCATCCTGCGGCTCGGTTCGAAGGGGCAGGCCGTCAAGACCCTGCAGAAGAACCTCAACACCGTGCAGAAGGCCGGGCTGACCGTGGACGGCGAGTTCGGGCCGGCCACGCAGAAGGCGGTGAAGACCTTCCAGACCAACCACCACCTGAAGGCGGACGGCGAGTACGGCCCGCAGTCGGCGGCGATGATGAAGGCCGCGCTCGCCGGGAAGAAGGCGCCGATCCGGCCGAAGGCCCTCGTCGCGGCCCCGGCGGCGCTGGAGGTCGACGGGATCTTCGGGCCGGCGACCTGCGCGGCGCTCCAGCGCACCCTCAACAGCCGTGGCCAGGCGGGGCTGGAGGTCGACGGGGCGTTCGGTCCGCTGACGGTCACCGCGCTCCAGCGCTACCTGAAGGTCACCGCGGACGGCATCGTGGGCCCCAAGACGGTCACCGCGCTCCAGGGCCACCTGGCCGCGCCGACCAACGGCGAATGGGACGAGGCGACCACCCGGGCCCTGCAGAAGGCCCTGAACGCCGGCTCGTTCTGA
- a CDS encoding EamA family transporter — MNVDRAERGPSPRSSLTALAGRGFDAIPPTALVLLGIVSVQVGSALAKHLFDAVGSFGTVALRLFFAAAVLVLLWRPSPRMPRRTWTVVLGYGVTLGLMNLCFYLALSRIPLGIAVTTEFLGPLAVALAGSRRWPDAVWAVLAAGGVVLLMEGGGDLDLLGLLFALAAGTCWGLYILVGAALGRHTSEGDGLALGMAVAALIAVPFGVADSGTALLQPWVLLAGLGVALLSSVIPYSLDLEALRKVPPHVFGILMSLEPAMAALIGLVVLEESLHWTQWIAVLCVVAASAGATRGARTDT; from the coding sequence ATGAACGTCGACAGAGCGGAACGCGGTCCGTCCCCCCGCTCCTCCCTGACCGCGCTGGCCGGACGCGGCTTCGACGCGATTCCGCCCACGGCACTGGTCCTGCTCGGCATCGTCAGCGTCCAGGTGGGCTCGGCGCTGGCCAAGCACCTGTTCGACGCGGTGGGCAGCTTCGGGACCGTCGCGCTGCGCCTGTTCTTCGCGGCGGCGGTGCTCGTGCTGCTGTGGCGGCCCTCGCCGCGCATGCCCCGCCGCACATGGACGGTGGTCCTCGGTTACGGCGTGACGCTCGGCCTGATGAACCTGTGCTTCTATCTGGCGCTGTCCCGGATCCCGCTGGGGATCGCGGTGACCACCGAGTTCCTCGGGCCGCTGGCGGTGGCCCTGGCCGGGTCCAGGCGCTGGCCGGACGCCGTGTGGGCGGTGCTCGCGGCCGGCGGCGTGGTCCTGCTGATGGAGGGCGGCGGCGACCTCGACCTTCTCGGCCTGCTGTTCGCCCTCGCCGCGGGCACGTGCTGGGGTCTGTACATCCTGGTCGGTGCCGCGCTGGGCCGCCATACGTCGGAAGGCGACGGCCTGGCCCTGGGCATGGCCGTCGCCGCACTGATCGCCGTGCCGTTCGGCGTGGCCGACAGCGGTACGGCGCTGCTCCAGCCGTGGGTCCTGCTCGCGGGGCTCGGCGTGGCGCTGTTGTCGTCGGTGATCCCCTATTCGCTGGATCTGGAAGCGCTCCGCAAGGTCCCTCCGCACGTGTTCGGCATCCTGATGAGCCTCGAACCGGCGATGGCGGCCCTCATCGGCCTGGTCGTCCTCGAGGAGTCGCTGCACTGGACGCAGTGGATCGCCGTACTGTGCGTGGTGGCCGCGTCGGCGGGCGCCACCCGCGGCGCCCGCACCGACACCTGA
- a CDS encoding MazG-like family protein: MSIPGQAGSEGTPLHAHQWDDIGRLAALFTTLDTARGMTPEQQWMLQALKISEEAGETAQAVIGVWGTNPRKGRSHTWRHVQEEVADTAITSLVALYRMLGEEAPVFFAAVLAEKSAKFLS; the protein is encoded by the coding sequence ATGAGCATCCCCGGCCAGGCGGGCTCCGAAGGCACGCCCTTGCACGCACACCAGTGGGACGACATCGGCCGTCTCGCCGCGCTGTTCACCACTCTGGACACCGCGCGCGGGATGACTCCGGAGCAGCAGTGGATGCTGCAGGCGCTCAAGATCTCCGAGGAGGCGGGCGAGACCGCGCAGGCCGTGATCGGTGTCTGGGGCACCAACCCCCGGAAGGGCCGCAGCCACACATGGCGGCACGTGCAGGAGGAGGTCGCCGACACCGCGATCACCAGCCTGGTGGCGCTGTACCGGATGCTCGGCGAGGAGGCTCCCGTGTTCTTCGCCGCCGTACTCGCCGAGAAGTCCGCCAAGTTCCTTTCCTGA
- a CDS encoding alpha/beta hydrolase, whose product MLDRRTFTKAAGWGAGAAAVSPAGAQSTASAATASPPRAGAPALSPGTPTAFRTLKQVRAGVLDIGYAEAGPAHGPVVVCLHGWPYDIHSYVDVAPLLAGLGYRVVVPYLRGHGSTRFLSRRTPRTAEQSAVALDIVALMDALKIDKAVLAGFDWGSRTADIIAALWPERVKALVSTGGYLITDVKAQQNPAAASVEHNWWYQWYFATERGKKAMENVDERIALCRYVWTLVSPNWDFDDATFQRTARAFENPDYAAVVLYNYRWRIGLIESDRRYSRYETRLAARPPVHVPTITLDPALDPFTPAGDGSAYREHFTGPYEHRTLADVGHNLPQEAPAAFAQAVVDADRL is encoded by the coding sequence ATGCTCGACAGGCGTACGTTCACCAAGGCCGCCGGCTGGGGCGCGGGCGCGGCGGCGGTCTCGCCGGCCGGCGCGCAGTCCACCGCCTCCGCCGCGACGGCCTCGCCCCCTCGCGCCGGCGCACCTGCCCTCAGCCCCGGCACCCCCACCGCATTCCGCACGCTCAAGCAGGTCAGGGCCGGCGTCCTCGACATCGGTTACGCCGAGGCGGGCCCCGCCCACGGCCCGGTCGTCGTGTGCCTGCACGGCTGGCCGTACGACATCCACAGCTATGTCGACGTCGCGCCGCTCCTGGCCGGCCTGGGGTACCGCGTCGTCGTTCCCTATCTGCGCGGCCACGGCAGCACACGTTTCCTGTCCCGCCGCACCCCCCGCACCGCCGAGCAGTCCGCCGTCGCGCTCGACATCGTCGCCCTGATGGACGCCCTCAAGATCGACAAAGCGGTGCTCGCCGGGTTCGACTGGGGCTCGCGCACCGCCGACATCATCGCGGCCCTGTGGCCCGAACGCGTCAAAGCCCTCGTCTCGACCGGCGGTTACCTCATCACCGACGTCAAGGCGCAGCAGAATCCCGCCGCCGCGTCCGTCGAGCACAACTGGTGGTACCAGTGGTACTTCGCCACCGAGCGCGGCAAGAAGGCGATGGAGAACGTCGACGAACGCATCGCCCTGTGCCGTTACGTGTGGACGCTCGTCTCGCCCAACTGGGACTTCGACGACGCCACCTTCCAGCGCACCGCCCGCGCCTTCGAGAACCCGGACTACGCCGCCGTCGTGCTGTACAACTACCGCTGGCGCATCGGCCTGATCGAGAGCGACCGCCGCTACAGCCGCTACGAGACGCGGCTCGCCGCCCGGCCGCCCGTCCACGTTCCCACGATCACCCTCGACCCGGCCCTCGACCCCTTCACACCGGCCGGCGACGGCTCCGCCTACCGCGAGCACTTCACGGGCCCCTACGAGCACCGCACCCTCGCGGACGTCGGCCACAACCTGCCGCAGGAGGCACCGGCCGCCTTCGCGCAGGCCGTCGTCGACGCCGACCGCCTGTGA
- a CDS encoding alpha-hydroxy-acid oxidizing protein: MTYADYQYEIYLDGLRGVLPSLPMTYADLEPPAQAAMPPSVRSYVAGGAGDEHTQRANVTAFEGWGLVPRMMVSPTRRDLSVDLFGLRLATPLFMAPVGVIGLCTQDGHGDLAAARAAARTGVPMVASTLTVDPMEDVAPEFGDTPGFFQLYTPADREVAESLVRRAEAAGFKGIVVTLDTWIPGWRPRDLTDSNFPQLRGHCLANYFSDPVFRSRLAKSPEDDPAAAVMHWAQIFGNPLTWDDLPWLRSMTDLPLILKGICHPDDVRRARDGGVDGVYCSNHGGRQANGGLPALDALPGVVEAADGLPVLFDSGVRTGADVVKAIALGATAVGIGRPYAYGAALAGTDGITHVLRALLAEADLLMAVDGYPTLADLTPDALRRVR, from the coding sequence ATGACCTACGCGGACTACCAGTACGAGATCTATCTCGACGGGCTGCGCGGAGTGCTGCCCAGCCTGCCGATGACCTACGCGGACCTCGAACCGCCGGCCCAGGCGGCGATGCCGCCGTCGGTCCGCTCGTACGTGGCCGGAGGCGCCGGCGACGAGCACACCCAGCGGGCGAACGTCACCGCGTTCGAGGGATGGGGACTGGTCCCGCGGATGATGGTCAGCCCCACCCGGCGCGACCTGTCCGTGGACCTGTTCGGGCTGCGCCTGGCCACGCCGCTGTTCATGGCGCCGGTCGGTGTGATCGGGCTGTGCACCCAGGACGGCCACGGCGACCTCGCCGCCGCGCGCGCCGCCGCCCGTACCGGCGTGCCCATGGTCGCCTCCACCCTCACGGTCGACCCGATGGAGGACGTGGCCCCGGAGTTCGGTGACACACCCGGCTTCTTCCAGCTCTACACCCCGGCCGACCGGGAGGTGGCCGAGAGCCTGGTGCGCCGGGCGGAGGCCGCCGGGTTCAAGGGCATCGTGGTCACCCTCGACACCTGGATTCCCGGCTGGCGACCGCGCGACCTGACGGACAGCAACTTTCCCCAGCTGCGCGGCCATTGCCTGGCCAACTACTTCTCCGACCCCGTCTTCCGCTCCCGGCTCGCCAAGTCGCCGGAGGACGACCCGGCGGCCGCCGTGATGCACTGGGCGCAGATCTTCGGCAACCCTCTCACCTGGGACGACCTGCCCTGGCTGCGGTCGATGACCGATCTGCCGCTGATCCTCAAGGGCATCTGCCATCCCGACGACGTCCGGCGCGCCAGGGACGGCGGCGTGGACGGCGTCTACTGCTCCAACCACGGCGGCCGGCAGGCCAACGGCGGCCTTCCCGCGCTCGACGCGCTGCCCGGCGTGGTGGAGGCCGCCGACGGCCTGCCCGTCCTGTTCGACTCCGGCGTACGCACCGGCGCCGATGTCGTCAAGGCCATCGCCCTGGGCGCCACGGCCGTCGGCATCGGCCGCCCCTATGCCTACGGCGCGGCCCTCGCCGGCACCGACGGCATCACCCACGTCCTGCGCGCCCTGCTCGCCGAAGCCGACCTCCTCATGGCCGTCGACGGTTACCCCACCCTCGCCGACCTCACCCCCGACGCCCTGCGCCGCGTCCGCTGA
- a CDS encoding Lrp/AsnC family transcriptional regulator has translation MPRTQESAKPLSEDDLALVHALQLRPRASWTELGRALGVDPVTVARRFRRLAGHGTVWVGLSPGPRLLDRLCLAFVRIDCAPGATAQAVEALGRHPHMVTIERAAADHDILATVATDGLPALARYTLDLLPRVPGVTAVHARIVTHMFTEGGRWRIAALDPGQRTRLTAPPAVRPSRGGHREITPFDRAMLSRLGYDGRASYQSLATHLGVSLSTVKRRVEQLVRLDLLRFRCDFARPLGGWPVAVTFWAKVPPTDLPEVGHALVRRPETRNCAAISGPHNLVLQAVLHSVDDVPRLETRLADAHPGLDIVDRVITLRHDKLLGHLLDPDGRSAGIVPPDVWAEPRL, from the coding sequence ATGCCCCGGACGCAGGAATCGGCGAAGCCGCTCAGCGAGGACGACCTGGCGCTGGTCCATGCCCTCCAGCTCCGGCCCAGAGCGTCCTGGACCGAACTCGGCCGGGCCCTCGGCGTGGACCCGGTCACCGTCGCCCGTCGCTTCCGGCGCCTCGCCGGGCACGGCACGGTCTGGGTGGGTCTCTCACCCGGCCCGCGGCTGCTCGACCGGCTGTGCCTCGCCTTCGTCCGGATCGACTGCGCTCCGGGGGCCACCGCCCAGGCGGTCGAGGCGCTCGGCAGGCACCCGCACATGGTGACCATCGAACGTGCCGCGGCGGACCACGACATCCTCGCGACCGTCGCCACCGACGGCCTGCCCGCGCTGGCGCGCTACACCCTCGACCTGCTCCCACGGGTCCCCGGTGTCACCGCGGTGCACGCCAGGATCGTCACCCATATGTTCACCGAGGGCGGCCGCTGGCGCATCGCCGCGCTCGACCCCGGCCAGCGCACCCGGCTGACCGCACCGCCGGCCGTCCGGCCGTCCCGCGGCGGACACCGCGAGATCACCCCGTTCGACCGGGCCATGCTCAGCCGGCTGGGGTACGACGGCCGCGCCTCCTACCAGAGCCTGGCCACCCACCTGGGCGTCAGCCTGTCCACCGTCAAACGCCGGGTGGAGCAGCTGGTCCGCCTCGACCTCCTGCGCTTCCGCTGCGACTTCGCCCGTCCCCTCGGCGGCTGGCCGGTCGCCGTCACCTTCTGGGCCAAGGTCCCGCCGACCGACCTTCCCGAGGTCGGCCACGCGCTCGTCCGCCGGCCCGAGACCCGCAACTGCGCCGCGATCAGCGGTCCGCACAACCTCGTCCTCCAGGCCGTCCTGCACTCCGTGGACGACGTCCCGCGCCTGGAGACCCGACTCGCGGACGCCCACCCGGGCCTGGACATCGTCGACCGCGTCATCACCCTGCGCCACGACAAACTCCTCGGCCACCTCCTCGACCCCGACGGCCGCTCCGCCGGGATCGTCCCGCCCGACGTCTGGGCCGAGCCGCGACTCTGA
- a CDS encoding helix-turn-helix domain-containing protein: MEAPQWRSDVPSDTIRALGDLVATSIVGQQEFARSLGLSMMDLICLAHVLAAGDSPVTAGDLAARAHVTTGAVTGILNRLERGGFVTREPDPADRRRVLVAAVPAAADRVRTVYGPYYARLTELFAQYTPAEISIVTDWFTRAAAVTRTYLEEACET; this comes from the coding sequence ATGGAGGCCCCGCAGTGGAGATCTGACGTTCCCTCAGACACGATCCGCGCACTCGGCGACCTCGTCGCGACCAGCATCGTCGGGCAGCAGGAGTTCGCCCGGAGCCTGGGGCTGAGCATGATGGACCTGATCTGCCTCGCCCATGTGCTCGCGGCCGGGGACTCCCCCGTCACCGCCGGCGACCTGGCCGCCCGCGCCCACGTGACCACGGGCGCGGTGACCGGCATCCTCAACCGCCTGGAGCGCGGCGGTTTCGTCACCCGCGAGCCCGATCCCGCCGACCGCCGCCGCGTCCTCGTCGCCGCCGTCCCGGCCGCCGCGGACCGGGTCCGCACCGTCTACGGCCCCTACTACGCGCGGCTCACCGAACTGTTCGCCCAGTACACCCCGGCCGAGATCTCGATCGTCACCGACTGGTTCACCCGCGCGGCGGCGGTGACCCGCACGTATCTGGAGGAGGCCTGCGAGACATAG
- a CDS encoding HGxxPAAW family protein — MSAHDEGHTVAGWTGCAVATIGTAVIGVGVCGWRPGIWLGLALTVAAVLVTWVLHLAGWGKPPGVRPAGQHPLGVRDQSARQGHPGCVACRLAGRRAAWAREATATVPTPETAAAGADVSS; from the coding sequence GTGAGCGCACACGACGAAGGCCACACGGTGGCAGGATGGACCGGTTGCGCCGTGGCGACCATAGGCACCGCGGTGATCGGTGTCGGCGTCTGCGGCTGGCGCCCGGGAATCTGGCTGGGCCTGGCCCTCACGGTGGCGGCAGTGCTCGTCACATGGGTCCTCCACCTCGCCGGCTGGGGCAAGCCGCCGGGGGTACGGCCCGCCGGGCAGCACCCGCTGGGTGTGCGCGACCAGTCCGCGCGGCAGGGCCACCCCGGCTGTGTCGCCTGCAGGCTGGCCGGGCGACGCGCGGCCTGGGCGCGCGAGGCCACGGCGACCGTGCCCACCCCCGAGACGGCGGCCGCTGGCGCGGACGTGTCGTCCTGA